A stretch of the Streptosporangium sp. NBC_01755 genome encodes the following:
- the cbiQ gene encoding cobalt ECF transporter T component CbiQ, with amino-acid sequence MGAGHHHRLHRPGDTLVHRLPPQCKLAAVAGFALVVVATPREWFWAFGLYAVLLAAVAVAARVPAGFLLRRMVVEVPFVVFALAIPFIGFGERVTFMGLSLSVAGLWAAWNILAKATLGVVASVLLAATTEPRLILLGAQRLRLPPMLVQIAMFMLRYMDVILEEMRRMRVARESRGFVARDVRHIQVIARSAGALFIRSYERGERVHLAMLSRGYTGSMPVIQDLSVASRQWLVAGMLPGAALAVLLGSWGVA; translated from the coding sequence GTGGGGGCGGGCCACCACCATCGGCTCCACCGGCCGGGCGACACGCTCGTGCACCGGCTGCCACCCCAGTGCAAGCTGGCGGCGGTGGCCGGGTTCGCCCTGGTTGTGGTCGCCACCCCACGTGAGTGGTTCTGGGCCTTCGGCCTGTACGCCGTGCTCCTGGCCGCGGTCGCGGTGGCCGCGCGTGTCCCGGCGGGATTCCTGCTGCGGCGGATGGTGGTCGAGGTGCCGTTCGTGGTGTTCGCGCTGGCCATCCCGTTCATCGGGTTCGGCGAGCGGGTGACGTTCATGGGGCTCTCGCTCAGTGTCGCCGGTCTGTGGGCCGCCTGGAACATCCTGGCCAAGGCGACCCTGGGCGTGGTCGCGAGCGTGCTGCTCGCGGCCACCACCGAGCCACGGCTGATACTGCTGGGTGCCCAGCGCCTGAGGCTGCCGCCGATGCTGGTGCAGATCGCCATGTTCATGCTCCGCTACATGGACGTGATCCTGGAGGAGATGCGCCGGATGCGGGTGGCCCGGGAGTCGCGCGGGTTCGTGGCCAGGGACGTGCGGCACATCCAGGTGATCGCCAGATCGGCGGGTGCGCTGTTCATCCGCTCGTACGAGCGGGGCGAGCGGGTACACCTGGCCATGCTCAGCCGGGGCTACACCGGCTCGATGCCGGTCATCCAGGATCTGTCCGTCGCGTCGCGGCAGTGGCTCGTCGCCGGTATGTTGCCGGGTGCGGCGCTCGCCGTGCTGCTCGGGAGCTGGGGGGTCGCATGA
- a CDS encoding SDR family NAD(P)-dependent oxidoreductase: MDLNGAAAIISGGASGLGEATARDLAAHGATVVIADLNEERGKSLADELGGVFVKTDVSDETQVQAAVDAAVATGKPLRVVVNSAGIGWASRTVGRDGSPHDLASYRKVIEVNLIGTFNLMRIGAAAVAKTEPVDADGQRGVVINTASVAALEGQTGQVAYSASKGGIVGMTVPAARDLAAVGIRVNTVCPGIIDTPIYGFAANAEEFKAKLVAPVVFPKRMGLASEFAQLVRSLIENDYMNAETIRFDGGIRFQPK; this comes from the coding sequence ATGGACCTGAACGGAGCAGCAGCAATCATCTCGGGCGGTGCCAGCGGCCTTGGCGAGGCCACGGCTCGCGACCTCGCCGCGCACGGCGCCACCGTCGTCATCGCCGACCTCAACGAGGAGCGCGGCAAGTCCCTTGCCGACGAACTCGGCGGCGTCTTCGTCAAGACCGACGTGTCGGACGAGACGCAGGTACAGGCGGCCGTGGACGCGGCCGTGGCGACCGGCAAGCCGCTGCGCGTCGTGGTGAACAGCGCGGGCATCGGCTGGGCCAGCCGGACCGTGGGTCGCGACGGCTCTCCCCATGACCTGGCCTCCTACCGCAAGGTCATCGAGGTCAACCTGATCGGCACCTTCAACCTCATGCGCATCGGTGCCGCGGCGGTCGCGAAGACGGAGCCGGTCGACGCGGACGGCCAGCGCGGAGTTGTGATCAACACCGCCTCGGTGGCGGCGCTGGAGGGGCAGACCGGCCAGGTCGCCTACTCGGCGTCCAAGGGTGGCATCGTCGGCATGACCGTCCCGGCCGCGCGCGACCTCGCCGCCGTCGGCATCCGGGTCAACACCGTCTGCCCGGGCATCATCGACACCCCGATCTACGGCTTCGCGGCCAACGCCGAGGAGTTCAAGGCCAAGCTCGTGGCCCCGGTGGTCTTCCCCAAGCGGATGGGACTGGCCTCGGAGTTCGCGCAGCTGGTCCGCTCGCTGATCGAGAACGACTACATGAACGCCGAGACGATCCGTTTCGACGGCGGTATCCGCTTCCAGCCCAAGTAG
- the cysS gene encoding cysteine--tRNA ligase: MSLQLYDTSVRTVREFVPVEPGRASIYLCGATVQAPPHIGHIRSGVNFDVLRRWMIRSGYEVTFCRNVTDIDDKIIRVAAAENVPWFAVAERNQRAFTWAYEVLGCLPPTVEPRATGHVPEMIELMDRLIAAGHAYASGGDVYFDVMSYADRYGSLSNQKLQNMRAAGDTETDSCKRDPRDFALWKGEKPGEPTWPTPWGRGRPGWHLECSAMATKYLGSTFDIHGGGVDLIFPHHENELTQSQAAGDGFARYWMHNGMLKIGAEKMSKSLGNSLLVPEVTKKVRPVELRYYLAAPHYRSPIEYSEEALFEAATAYQRIEGFVTRAAEVIHDVDAHAPLPVAFSEALDDDLGTPQALAVVHEVVREGNVALAQGNKEQVARLLAETQNMLDVLGLDPRSEQWRSTGGETGMRATVDALVAVALEQRQAARARKDFAAADSIRDQLSRAGIHVEDTPQGTRWELSR, from the coding sequence GTGAGCCTGCAGCTATACGACACCAGCGTACGCACCGTCCGCGAATTTGTCCCGGTCGAACCCGGCCGGGCCTCGATCTACCTGTGTGGTGCCACCGTGCAGGCTCCCCCGCACATCGGGCACATCCGCTCAGGCGTCAACTTCGACGTGCTCCGCCGCTGGATGATCAGGTCGGGCTACGAGGTGACCTTCTGCCGCAACGTCACCGACATCGATGACAAGATCATCAGGGTTGCGGCGGCGGAGAACGTGCCGTGGTTCGCCGTCGCCGAGCGCAACCAGAGGGCCTTCACCTGGGCCTACGAGGTGCTGGGCTGCCTGCCCCCGACGGTGGAGCCGCGGGCCACCGGCCACGTGCCCGAGATGATCGAGCTGATGGACCGGCTGATCGCCGCCGGCCACGCCTATGCCTCCGGCGGCGACGTCTACTTCGACGTCATGTCCTACGCCGACCGGTACGGCTCGCTCTCCAACCAGAAGCTTCAGAACATGCGGGCCGCGGGCGACACCGAGACCGACTCCTGCAAGCGCGACCCGCGTGACTTCGCGCTCTGGAAGGGCGAGAAGCCCGGTGAGCCGACCTGGCCGACCCCGTGGGGCCGAGGCCGCCCCGGCTGGCACCTGGAGTGCTCGGCCATGGCGACGAAGTATCTCGGCTCGACCTTCGACATCCACGGCGGCGGCGTCGACCTGATCTTCCCGCATCACGAGAACGAGCTGACCCAGTCCCAGGCGGCCGGCGACGGCTTCGCCCGCTACTGGATGCACAACGGCATGCTCAAGATCGGCGCGGAGAAGATGAGCAAGTCGCTCGGTAACTCCCTGCTGGTCCCCGAGGTCACCAAGAAGGTCCGCCCGGTCGAGCTCCGCTACTACCTGGCGGCCCCGCACTACCGCTCCCCGATCGAATACTCCGAGGAGGCCCTGTTCGAGGCCGCCACGGCCTACCAGCGCATCGAGGGCTTCGTCACCCGCGCGGCCGAGGTCATCCACGACGTCGACGCGCACGCGCCGCTCCCGGTGGCCTTCTCCGAGGCCCTCGACGACGACCTGGGCACCCCCCAGGCGCTCGCCGTGGTGCACGAGGTGGTCCGCGAGGGCAACGTCGCGCTCGCCCAGGGAAACAAGGAGCAGGTCGCCAGGCTGCTCGCCGAGACGCAGAACATGCTCGACGTCCTCGGCCTCGACCCGCGTTCGGAGCAGTGGCGTTCCACGGGCGGCGAGACCGGCATGCGGGCGACCGTCGACGCGCTGGTCGCCGTCGCCCTGGAACAGCGGCAGGCGGCGCGGGCGCGCAAGGACTTCGCGGCGGCCGACAGCATCCGTGACCAGCTTTCCCGTGCCGGGATTCACGTCGAGGACACCCCCCAGGGCACCCGCTGGGAACTCTCGCGCTAA
- a CDS encoding energy-coupling factor ABC transporter ATP-binding protein has translation MTAPPPSLEVSRLAYAYPDGTQALFGVDFRVERGERVALLGPNGAGKTTLVMHLNGILTAGHGTVAVAGLPVGKGSLKEIRRRVGLVFQDPDDQLFMPSVREDVAFGPANLGITGEELERRVKDALERVGMLETIDRPPHHLSFGQRRRVAVATVLAMEPEILVLDEPSSNLDPASRRELAEILRGLDVTVLMVTHDLPYALELCERSLILSGGVIAADGPTRKILADADLLAAHRLELPYGFAAP, from the coding sequence ATGACCGCGCCGCCGCCCTCGTTGGAGGTGAGCCGTCTGGCGTACGCGTACCCGGACGGTACGCAGGCGCTGTTCGGTGTGGACTTCCGGGTGGAGCGCGGTGAGCGGGTCGCGCTGCTCGGGCCGAACGGCGCGGGCAAGACCACGCTGGTGATGCACCTCAACGGCATCCTGACCGCCGGCCACGGCACGGTGGCCGTAGCGGGGCTACCGGTAGGGAAGGGATCACTCAAAGAGATCCGCAGGCGGGTCGGACTGGTCTTCCAGGACCCCGACGACCAGCTCTTCATGCCGAGCGTCCGCGAGGACGTGGCCTTCGGCCCGGCCAACCTGGGGATCACGGGCGAGGAGCTGGAGCGCCGGGTCAAGGACGCGCTGGAGCGCGTGGGCATGCTGGAGACGATCGACCGGCCGCCGCACCACCTGTCCTTCGGCCAGCGCCGCCGGGTCGCGGTGGCGACGGTGCTGGCCATGGAGCCGGAGATCCTGGTGCTCGACGAGCCGTCGTCCAACCTGGACCCGGCCTCCCGCCGAGAGCTCGCCGAGATCCTCAGAGGGCTCGACGTGACGGTCCTGATGGTCACCCACGACCTGCCCTACGCGCTGGAGCTGTGCGAGCGCTCGCTCATCCTCTCCGGGGGAGTCATCGCCGCGGACGGGCCGACCCGCAAGATCCTCGCCGATGCCGACCTGCTCGCCGCCCACCGGCTCGAACTGCCCTACGGTTTCGCGGCCCCCTGA
- a CDS encoding STAS domain-containing protein yields the protein MKLRLARRAVGDAVVVAVEGELDLFTAPFLRDEVRDAIKLDGARLVLDLTDLSFMDSSGLSVLIEAWRLATSGGGGVCLAAPQAPVARILRTTGLDRRIKVYPDVSSAVGGF from the coding sequence ATGAAGCTACGGCTGGCTCGCCGCGCGGTCGGCGACGCCGTGGTGGTGGCTGTCGAGGGCGAACTCGACCTGTTCACCGCTCCCTTCCTGCGAGACGAGGTCCGTGACGCGATCAAGCTGGACGGTGCGCGGCTGGTTCTCGACCTCACCGACCTGTCCTTCATGGACTCCAGCGGGTTGTCGGTGCTGATCGAGGCGTGGCGGCTGGCCACGAGCGGTGGCGGTGGGGTCTGCCTGGCCGCTCCCCAGGCGCCGGTGGCCCGGATCCTCCGCACGACGGGGCTCGACCGGCGGATCAAGGTCTATCCCGACGTGAGCAGTGCCGTCGGAGGGTTCTAG
- the rlmB gene encoding 23S rRNA (guanosine(2251)-2'-O)-methyltransferase RlmB, with protein sequence MAGGGKGSGRPAKKKSPTKGTGGNVRRGLEGRGATPPAHMRHWHKDKSRTERIEREEKTGRTSSPRTPVRARRSDDAPEHIGGRNPVVEALRAGVPASTLYVALRIDNDDRVRESVRIAADRGIAMLEVGREKLDRLTEGGIHQGIALQIPAYDYAHPNDLVRGAQEAAEVPLIVALDSVTDPRNLGAIARSATAFGAHGLVIPSRRSAGVTGGAWKTSAGTLATLPVARAANLTATLREYREAGLFVIGLDGEGKVDIGEANLLDGPLVVVVGSEGKGLSRLVRESCDLVVRIPMNAAAESLNAGVAAGIALYEVARHRRS encoded by the coding sequence ATGGCTGGTGGGGGTAAAGGGTCCGGGCGACCCGCGAAGAAGAAGAGTCCGACCAAGGGCACGGGCGGCAACGTCCGCCGAGGCCTGGAGGGCAGGGGGGCCACCCCGCCGGCGCACATGCGGCACTGGCACAAGGACAAGTCGCGCACCGAGCGGATCGAGCGCGAGGAGAAGACCGGCAGGACTTCCTCCCCGCGCACCCCGGTTCGCGCGAGGCGGAGCGATGACGCGCCCGAGCACATCGGCGGGCGCAACCCCGTGGTCGAGGCGCTGCGGGCCGGGGTTCCGGCCAGCACGCTCTACGTGGCCCTGCGCATCGACAACGACGACCGCGTCAGGGAGTCGGTCCGTATCGCCGCCGACCGCGGCATCGCGATGCTGGAGGTCGGGCGGGAGAAGCTGGACCGACTCACCGAGGGGGGGATCCACCAGGGCATCGCCCTGCAGATCCCGGCGTACGACTACGCCCACCCCAACGATCTGGTCCGCGGCGCACAGGAGGCCGCGGAGGTCCCGTTGATCGTCGCCCTCGACAGTGTCACCGACCCCCGTAACCTGGGCGCCATCGCCCGCTCGGCCACCGCCTTCGGCGCCCACGGCCTGGTCATCCCCTCCCGCCGCTCGGCCGGGGTCACCGGTGGTGCCTGGAAGACCTCGGCGGGCACGCTGGCCACCCTGCCGGTCGCCCGCGCCGCCAACCTCACCGCCACCCTGCGGGAGTACCGCGAGGCGGGTCTGTTCGTGATCGGCCTGGACGGCGAGGGCAAGGTCGACATCGGCGAGGCGAATCTCCTCGACGGCCCGCTGGTCGTCGTCGTGGGCTCAGAGGGCAAAGGCCTGTCCCGCCTGGTCCGAGAGTCATGCGACCTGGTCGTCCGCATCCCGATGAACGCCGCGGCCGAATCCCTCAACGCGGGCGTCGCCGCCGGCATCGCCCTCTACGAGGTGGCCCGCCACCGCCGTTCCTGA
- a CDS encoding NBR1-Ig-like domain-containing protein: protein MAYQDGSKVWQGSSPKKAWRILDIGTVPWEDGCTNRVNAWPCRSSEAMKIPLSAPGRKAAIAVWVRAPSEPGKHHVYCKVIGARGRTPLTLKRPVLLSVQVGQS, encoded by the coding sequence ATCGCGTATCAGGACGGTTCAAAGGTATGGCAGGGCTCTTCTCCCAAGAAGGCATGGAGAATTCTCGATATCGGGACGGTGCCCTGGGAGGATGGATGTACGAATCGTGTGAACGCCTGGCCGTGCCGATCATCCGAAGCGATGAAAATACCGCTGTCAGCGCCCGGCCGGAAAGCGGCCATCGCGGTGTGGGTGCGGGCTCCGAGCGAACCTGGAAAGCACCACGTTTACTGCAAGGTGATCGGCGCGCGGGGGCGGACACCGTTAACACTCAAGCGTCCAGTCCTCCTGAGTGTCCAGGTAGGACAGTCCTGA
- a CDS encoding energy-coupling factor ABC transporter permease yields MHVPDGFFNAVVSLSTGVVAAAGVAVCLRGARRELDDRTAPMAGLVAAFVFAVQMLNFPVAAGTSGHLLGGALAAILVGPYTAVLCVAVVLLVQAFFFADGGLTALGVNITLMGVVAVLVGWGVFRLITLNVRGRGAVVAASFVAALLSVPATALTFTLLFWIGGTAPIEIGTVAAAMGGVHLLIGIGEGLITAVTVSTVLAIRPDLVYGARELVAPLILRGAGGDVTVTSESPASPAPVAARRPGWFLPAGIAVAALLAGLVSFYASSSPDGLERVAEDKGFSGQAVDHSLGEQPLADYGDVGGIPVGVAGLIGVGVTLAVGGGLFFTVRRRGESAEGGEDSDRKVSV; encoded by the coding sequence GTGCACGTACCCGATGGCTTTTTCAACGCGGTGGTGTCGTTGTCGACGGGAGTGGTCGCCGCTGCGGGCGTGGCCGTCTGCCTGCGCGGCGCCCGCCGTGAACTCGACGACCGCACCGCCCCCATGGCAGGCCTGGTCGCCGCCTTCGTGTTCGCCGTCCAGATGCTCAACTTCCCGGTCGCCGCGGGCACGAGCGGCCACCTCCTTGGCGGTGCTCTCGCAGCGATACTCGTCGGTCCGTATACGGCGGTGTTGTGCGTGGCGGTGGTCCTCCTCGTACAGGCGTTCTTCTTCGCCGACGGCGGCCTGACCGCGCTGGGCGTCAACATCACGCTGATGGGCGTCGTCGCCGTACTGGTCGGGTGGGGCGTCTTCCGCCTGATCACCCTGAATGTGCGGGGCAGGGGAGCAGTGGTGGCGGCCTCGTTCGTCGCGGCGCTGCTCTCGGTGCCCGCCACGGCGCTGACTTTCACCCTGCTGTTCTGGATCGGCGGCACCGCGCCCATCGAGATCGGCACGGTCGCCGCGGCCATGGGCGGCGTGCACCTGCTCATCGGCATCGGGGAGGGCCTGATCACCGCGGTCACCGTCAGCACCGTCCTGGCGATCCGGCCCGACCTGGTGTACGGCGCCAGGGAACTCGTCGCGCCGCTGATCCTGCGCGGCGCGGGCGGCGACGTGACCGTCACCTCGGAGTCTCCGGCGTCCCCGGCACCGGTCGCCGCGCGCCGTCCCGGCTGGTTCCTGCCCGCCGGTATCGCGGTGGCGGCGCTGCTGGCGGGCCTGGTCAGCTTCTACGCCTCCTCCTCGCCCGACGGTCTGGAGCGCGTCGCCGAGGACAAGGGCTTCAGCGGACAGGCGGTCGACCACTCGCTGGGTGAGCAGCCGCTCGCCGACTACGGGGACGTGGGTGGCATTCCGGTGGGTGTGGCCGGTCTGATCGGCGTCGGGGTGACCCTCGCCGTCGGCGGCGGGTTGTTCTTCACGGTGCGCCGCCGTGGCGAGAGCGCCGAGGGCGGCGAGGACAGCGACAGGAAGGTCTCCGTCTAG
- a CDS encoding crotonase/enoyl-CoA hydratase family protein — protein MSDEVLVEVDGGVAVITINRPKARNAINGAVARGVAAALDELEERKDVAAYVLTGAGGTFCSGMDLKGFLAGDIPVVEGRGFGGMAEVPPKKPLIAAVEGYALAGGCELALACDIIIASEGAKFGLPEPKRGLIAGAGGVMRLPRRIPYHIAMEIALTGDHFPASRLYEVGLVNHITPVGEALAKAVELARKIAANAPMALAATKRVIVESADWSLDEMFEKQGEIISPVFGSKDAMEGAAAFAEKRAPQWKGE, from the coding sequence GTGTCTGACGAGGTTCTGGTCGAAGTGGACGGCGGCGTGGCCGTCATCACGATCAACCGGCCCAAGGCCAGGAACGCCATCAACGGCGCGGTCGCCCGGGGCGTCGCCGCCGCGCTGGACGAGTTGGAGGAGCGCAAGGACGTGGCCGCCTACGTCCTCACCGGCGCCGGTGGCACGTTCTGCTCGGGCATGGATCTGAAGGGCTTCCTGGCCGGGGACATCCCGGTCGTGGAGGGCAGGGGATTCGGCGGCATGGCCGAGGTGCCGCCGAAGAAGCCGCTCATCGCCGCCGTCGAGGGCTACGCCCTGGCCGGAGGCTGCGAGCTGGCGCTGGCCTGCGACATCATCATCGCCTCTGAGGGGGCCAAGTTCGGGCTGCCCGAGCCAAAGCGAGGCCTGATCGCGGGGGCCGGCGGCGTGATGCGGCTGCCGCGGCGTATCCCGTACCACATCGCCATGGAGATCGCCCTGACCGGCGACCACTTCCCGGCCTCCCGGCTGTACGAGGTCGGCCTGGTCAACCACATCACGCCCGTGGGTGAGGCGCTGGCCAAGGCCGTCGAGCTCGCGAGGAAGATCGCCGCCAACGCCCCGATGGCGCTCGCCGCGACCAAGCGTGTGATCGTCGAGTCCGCGGACTGGAGCCTCGACGAGATGTTCGAGAAGCAGGGCGAGATCATCAGCCCGGTGTTCGGTTCCAAGGACGCCATGGAGGGCGCGGCGGCCTTCGCCGAGAAGCGCGCCCCCCAGTGGAAGGGTGAGTAG
- a CDS encoding glycosyltransferase family 2 protein, with protein sequence MAVTTLQRVRTGRGGCDITREEAIRSDVDVTVIVPLHNCGPYLDRCLTSLLIQRVALEVVVVDDGSTDGGAALLDLYASCHRGVIRVVRQEASGGAGRPRNVGLSRARGRYVFFCDADDYLGPQALERMLAMADRNGSDIVLGKIVGHDRKVPISMFRENAERVPLGDSAVYNSLSCFKLFRREMLERHAIRFDETLLVGEDVVFTTHAYCHANVISVVADYDCYHLVARPDGTSIMQRQGSRDPVSWLRMIRRPIELMLAHVRPGDLRDHLLRRHFRMDAFGHLGGPFLEAGEAERKEIAAEVADMCERWLTDGVRDRLPAIDRSRIAALEDIDRLVRLAHIESASVRRELTALRWEREGRLAISGKVALSTLERYDRPEIVGGDLALVLRRRHAGTGPSDEVVVPVTGDCAEFTGVVDVTGLSSGIWDVHVGVAFEGVPRLARLGSDRDGSTALPVPPAPRVVGDVVALPYFTRPYGNLSLDIGGHVVAVPGSARLVRAHWVAGHRLVLHGEVTVGAAAPAADAVRYLVWRERESSRERREPVTVGEDGTFTAWQAMGRLGPGTWDAYLEMDLGGPPARFRIEAVPEMIEQPRTWWRGATRWSVRPYATAGKGRLSTVVRTLGPRTFVRRIVC encoded by the coding sequence GTGGCGGTAACGACTCTTCAGCGAGTCCGCACGGGGCGGGGCGGCTGCGATATCACGCGAGAGGAGGCGATCCGGTCCGACGTCGACGTCACCGTGATCGTCCCCCTGCACAACTGCGGGCCCTATCTCGACAGGTGTCTGACCTCGCTGCTGATCCAGCGCGTCGCCCTGGAGGTGGTGGTGGTCGACGACGGTTCCACCGACGGCGGTGCCGCGCTGCTCGACCTGTACGCCTCCTGCCATCGCGGTGTGATCCGCGTCGTCCGGCAGGAGGCGTCCGGCGGCGCGGGGCGCCCGCGCAACGTCGGTCTCTCCCGCGCTCGCGGCAGGTACGTCTTCTTCTGCGATGCGGACGACTACCTCGGCCCTCAGGCGCTGGAGCGGATGCTCGCGATGGCCGACCGCAACGGTTCGGACATCGTGCTCGGGAAGATCGTCGGTCATGATCGCAAGGTGCCGATCTCGATGTTCAGGGAGAACGCCGAGCGGGTGCCGCTCGGTGACAGCGCGGTCTACAACAGCCTGAGCTGCTTCAAGCTGTTCCGCAGGGAGATGCTGGAGCGGCACGCCATCCGTTTCGACGAGACGCTGCTGGTGGGCGAGGACGTCGTCTTCACCACCCACGCCTACTGCCACGCGAACGTGATCTCGGTGGTCGCCGACTACGACTGCTACCACCTGGTCGCCCGGCCCGACGGCACCAGCATCATGCAGCGGCAGGGGAGTCGCGACCCGGTCTCCTGGCTGCGGATGATCAGGCGGCCGATCGAGTTGATGCTCGCTCACGTGCGGCCGGGAGACCTCCGCGACCACCTCCTGCGGCGCCACTTCCGGATGGATGCCTTCGGCCACCTCGGCGGGCCCTTCCTGGAGGCAGGGGAGGCCGAGCGTAAGGAGATCGCCGCCGAGGTGGCCGACATGTGCGAGCGGTGGCTGACCGACGGGGTCCGCGACCGGCTCCCCGCGATCGATCGGAGCAGGATCGCCGCGCTGGAGGACATCGACCGCCTGGTGCGGCTGGCGCACATCGAGTCGGCCTCGGTCCGCAGAGAGCTCACCGCGCTCCGCTGGGAGCGGGAGGGAAGGCTGGCGATCTCCGGCAAGGTGGCGCTGAGCACGCTGGAGCGGTACGACCGCCCGGAGATCGTCGGCGGAGATCTCGCCCTGGTGCTGCGGCGCCGGCACGCGGGCACCGGTCCCTCGGACGAGGTCGTGGTCCCGGTGACGGGCGACTGTGCGGAGTTCACCGGGGTCGTCGACGTCACCGGTCTGTCCTCCGGCATCTGGGATGTTCACGTGGGTGTCGCCTTCGAGGGCGTTCCCCGGCTCGCACGCCTGGGCTCCGACAGGGACGGGTCGACCGCGCTTCCGGTGCCGCCCGCGCCACGAGTGGTCGGCGACGTCGTCGCCCTGCCGTACTTCACCCGCCCCTACGGCAACCTCAGCCTTGACATCGGCGGTCATGTGGTCGCGGTGCCGGGCAGCGCGAGGCTGGTGCGTGCCCACTGGGTGGCGGGGCACCGGCTGGTGCTCCACGGTGAGGTCACCGTGGGTGCCGCCGCTCCGGCGGCGGACGCGGTGCGGTATCTGGTCTGGCGGGAGCGCGAGTCGAGCCGGGAGCGGCGTGAGCCGGTCACGGTCGGCGAGGACGGCACGTTCACGGCCTGGCAGGCGATGGGCCGGCTGGGTCCCGGTACCTGGGACGCCTACCTGGAGATGGACCTGGGCGGACCACCCGCCCGCTTCAGGATCGAGGCGGTGCCCGAGATGATCGAGCAGCCGCGCACCTGGTGGCGCGGCGCGACCCGGTGGAGTGTCAGGCCCTACGCCACGGCGGGCAAGGGGCGGCTCAGCACCGTGGTCCGCACCCTCGGCCCCCGGACCTTCGTCAGACGCATCGTGTGTTGA